From Camelus dromedarius isolate mCamDro1 chromosome X, mCamDro1.pat, whole genome shotgun sequence, one genomic window encodes:
- the LOC105097371 gene encoding glycoprotein Xg isoform X3: MESWRGLFCLACLCLLTAARGQGDFDLADALDDPEPTKKPSSGIYPKPKPPYPPRPASPDHHGGGIYPPLKPPPRPQPGTYDNSGGFLSDKDLDDGRYPPRPRQPAGGGGGGGYYPPHDGYGDTHGGDGSSTYGNPQGNMVAKIVSPIVSVVVVTLVGAAASYFRQNRGRNCFRTNEPETV; encoded by the exons ATGGAGAGCTGGCGGGGCCTCTTCTGTCTCGCGTGCCTGTGTTTGCTGACGGCCGCGCGAG GTCAAGGCGACTTTGATTTGGCTGACGCCCTCGATGACCCTG AGCCCACCAAGAAGCCAAGCTCAG GTATCTACCCAAAGCCGAAGCCCCCGTACCCACCACGGCCTGCGAGTCCCGACCACCACGGGGGAG GTATCTACCCACCGCTGAAGCCGCCGCCTCGCCCGCAGCCTGGCACTTACGACAACAGCGGAG GTTTCCTGAGTGACAAGGACCTCGATGACGGCCGGTACCCGCCCCGGCCCAGGCAGCCCGCAG gaggaggaggcggtggcGGCTACTACCCACCTCACGACGGCTACGGAGACACACACG GTGGAGACGGCTCTTCCACATACGGGAACCCTCAAG GTAACATGGTAGCGAAAATCGTGTCTCCTATCGTGTCCGTGGTGGTGGTCACGCTGGTGGGGGCAGCGGCCAGCTACTTCCGGCAGAACCGGGGGAGGAATTGTTTCAGGACAAATG
- the LOC105097371 gene encoding glycoprotein Xg isoform X2, whose product MESWRGLFCLACLCLLTAARGQGDFDLADALDDPEPTKKPSSGIYPKPKPPYPPRPASPDHHGGGIYPPLKPPPRPQPGTYDNSGGFLSDKDLDDGRYPPRPRQPAGGGGGGGYYPPHDGYGDTHGGGRYRPRSRGSNYGGDGSSTYGNPQGNMVAKIVSPIVSVVVVTLVGAAASYFRQNRGRNCFRTNEPETV is encoded by the exons ATGGAGAGCTGGCGGGGCCTCTTCTGTCTCGCGTGCCTGTGTTTGCTGACGGCCGCGCGAG GTCAAGGCGACTTTGATTTGGCTGACGCCCTCGATGACCCTG AGCCCACCAAGAAGCCAAGCTCAG GTATCTACCCAAAGCCGAAGCCCCCGTACCCACCACGGCCTGCGAGTCCCGACCACCACGGGGGAG GTATCTACCCACCGCTGAAGCCGCCGCCTCGCCCGCAGCCTGGCACTTACGACAACAGCGGAG GTTTCCTGAGTGACAAGGACCTCGATGACGGCCGGTACCCGCCCCGGCCCAGGCAGCCCGCAG gaggaggaggcggtggcGGCTACTACCCACCTCACGACGGCTACGGAGACACACACG gaggagggagaTACAGACCCCGCTCCCGTGGGAGTAATTATG GTGGAGACGGCTCTTCCACATACGGGAACCCTCAAG GTAACATGGTAGCGAAAATCGTGTCTCCTATCGTGTCCGTGGTGGTGGTCACGCTGGTGGGGGCAGCGGCCAGCTACTTCCGGCAGAACCGGGGGAGGAATTGTTTCAGGACAAATG
- the LOC105097371 gene encoding glycoprotein Xg isoform X1 — MESWRGLFCLACLCLLTAARGQGDFDLADALDDPEPTKKPSSGIYPKPKPPYPPRPASPDHHGGGIYPPLKPPPRPQPGTYDNSGGFLSDKDLDDGRYPPRPRQPAGGGGGGGYYPPHDGYGDTHDRPPLGVVLLPGSPGAATTPLCPGKKKQSNSLRGSQGGQHPANGAFFVTLADDAKKERSSGQAPCLESGSPRAIGWFFFF, encoded by the exons ATGGAGAGCTGGCGGGGCCTCTTCTGTCTCGCGTGCCTGTGTTTGCTGACGGCCGCGCGAG GTCAAGGCGACTTTGATTTGGCTGACGCCCTCGATGACCCTG AGCCCACCAAGAAGCCAAGCTCAG GTATCTACCCAAAGCCGAAGCCCCCGTACCCACCACGGCCTGCGAGTCCCGACCACCACGGGGGAG GTATCTACCCACCGCTGAAGCCGCCGCCTCGCCCGCAGCCTGGCACTTACGACAACAGCGGAG GTTTCCTGAGTGACAAGGACCTCGATGACGGCCGGTACCCGCCCCGGCCCAGGCAGCCCGCAG gaggaggaggcggtggcGGCTACTACCCACCTCACGACGGCTACGGAGACACACACG ACAGACCTCCGCTTGGCGTCGTCCTGCTCCCCGGGAGCCCAGGTGCGGCCACCACACCCCTGTGTccaggtaaaaagaaacagagcaaCAGCCTACGAGGCTCACAAGGGGGGCAACATCCAGCGAACGGGGCATTCTTTGTTACGCTCGCGGACGATGCCAAGAAAGAACGGAGCAGTGGGCAGGCGCCTTGTCTAGAGTCAGGTTCCCCCCGAGCGAtcggttggtttttttttttttaa